The sequence TTCCACCACGGTGGATTCTCAGGAAGGGGTACTTGGAACCTGCGAGCAGCAGCATATACAACTCCACAAGCCACAACCTCACTCTTAAATCGAACACACAATGTAGTTCTCAAACTGCATGAGAAAAGAGAGTTCAGGAAGCATAAAGCCATGAATCAGAAAGCATCAGGTGAATACAAAACCACAGCCAAAAATACCAGTGCATTGCAGTTGGGCAAGTGAATACTGAATAGTAAACAAATTCTTTACTGCACTACAAATTATGCTAGGATCCAATGTTTGTCATACAAGATTATAAGAAGCATCAAGTGTTTGCTAATAATTACGAGATCAACAGTTCCAACAGCTTAATAAGGTATGATACCCTTCAAAACATCTGTGCTCATTTGATAACAACTACAAGCTGAATGGCTTCAACAGTTTAACAAGAATCTCAAAATTTTATACCATATTGCAACCGCACTTTAGGCCAAATCCTCTGGTATATACTGTGGTACTGTACAATATTCTTAAaacttcttttcatttttataataactattgttttcattttaacaaGGTAAACTTAAATACTTGAAGGCTGAAATTACATCATCAGGTTGGGGGGAAAAAGAACTGCTGGACAATTTCGTGAAGGTTTTGTTTTTTACTTGATGAAATGAATTACCAGGATAGACTTGTCTCTTTAAACTGTATATTGCATCCAAGTACAATCACCTAGATAAAACATCCAAACTGGAATCACAGACAAGGACTACTATAGAAGCAAACTTTCCAAAGTATAATGGAACAGAAGATACGGTCTAATTCAGGATTCTTGTGGAATGGAATAAATCATGGCGTACAGTATGAACATGCACAAAAATACACAAGCtgcataaaaaagaaataatatctGCAACTATGCACCTATCATTAGCCAGATTCCAAGCTTCCTGTCTCAATTCTGGAGGTGTTTCGAGGGTAGCAAGGTAATTTGATATGAACTTATGAGGATGTTCAACATGACAAATGAATCccatttctttcaaaatatgtCTTTCTGTTCTGCTCAACTCCATTTTCAAATCAACATATTTCTATTCATGaacaaagaaaatagaaaacattaaaaataacttagatTTGAATTAAGAGTCATAGCATGGAACCACTTCAAGTATATGCATTTAATGCTCAAATCACGTTATACTATCACAAAAAACGTGGAAGCTACTCGTAGTTGCTTCCACTTTTACGCAAGTCTGAACTTGAGATGCAGCACCAAACATGAAAATAGTATGTCTGGGTACTATAGGCAAAGAAAGGTGAGAATGAGAAGCTTCTGACCTTGGAATACAAGTCTAAATGCTCCATGGGAAAACTCTCCCTCCTGCATTCCATCCTGTGAAAAACAATAATTACTTGTCTGGCTTTTCTAGGGTTTTCCTCCAGTTTTGAAGCCAACCATACACAGCTGGCAGCAACTTTCTGCAAAGAGATGCTGTGAGCATAGTAATTCACGAAAcgcaaagagagaaagaagagaaaataatatatcacaAGATAATAATGACCTTGACATTGAACCGTGCAAATGACTTCTTACAATAGAAACGATGAAATAGAACCTGCCCAGTAGCCATGACTGCTTGTGGCCTGTCACATAATTAAGGTAACAATTTGGACCAAACATggtaatttaaaatgaaaatgaacacAAACAGAAGGATACAATCTGAGCAAAATGCCACTTTCTTGGATGAGATCACAACCATAGATTCTAAGGGTGGTCTCAGTGGCTTCATCTATGCCATCTTTTCTAGAAGGTGAGTTTGCTAGCTGCTCATCTGTGAGGTAGAACGTGTCAATTGCTGTGTAGATCATCCCTTTATCCTTTACCCTAACATAAGAGGGCACAGTTTTGGTcatgaaatttcaaaactctGTTGCCAAAACTTAAAAGtgaatcaagagattataaCAGGATGGGAGCATTACACTATTACagtaatgtttttaaaactGGACCGGTTGTTAGACGAGTGCCCAGTTCACCATGGCCAATTGGTGATAAAAACTAGTATATACTTTTAAACAAGTAACATgcaaaattagataaaaatacgAACTACACATAAAAACAAGTCCAAAACTAACACAATATTCTGAACTTGTACCACATCATCATCTCCCTCAATATATTCAATATTCTGAACTAACTCGTTGTGATGGATTCATAATTGAAATGTTAATTTTGGACTGCAAGTCCAATTCTGTTTAACTAATGGAGAAAACTCATTGGTAATGGCATCCCATGGTAACTAAAAGCTCAGATCAGGggtcgaaaagaaattaaaatgcacttgtatacaaaaaaaaaaaaaaacaataggaTTATGATTTAAAACATGGTCACAGATTCAGAATTCAGAACtctagcaacaaaaaaaaataacaattaacaaaagAGCATTGCTATATGTTACGAAAGTTTTCCGCATGAGCCGTGCACGAAATCACGTGTTTAAATGTTATTggttgaaatataatttaatttaaaaaaaaaacaagttttttgCGGAAATCAAAAGGTTGCAGTTGTATACATGTTCGTGTGTCGACGAATTCGTAATGATAAGCGTTTCCCTTAACAAAAATCTAAAAAGAAAGAGGAATAAAGCAGAGAAAATCAGAAAACACGacatttaaagaataaaacaaaaaaacaaagaaagtggTATTCCCCGGAGACGGCAATTGCCGGAGTTGGAAGGTTATCGTCGTGGGTCCTTTTTAGGGTTTAATTGAATCGGGGCAATTACCTTGGAATCAAACTAAAAGGGTGTTTAGACTGACCTTCGAGAAAGAAGATTCGGGCAAATACCTTGAAATCAAACAGGGAGGAGCAGCATAACAGAGCAACACAAACCGAATAAACCAACGTAAAAGCGGTTCGAAGGGATTCACGAAAATTGAAAGGTTTTTCGctagttttttgttttatttacttACTGCGCTAGCTCCCCAAAAAATGGCCAAGCCTGCCCCAATTCTAATTGAGCTGTTGGGCTAAAACAACCtgatttttgtcttttattattTACACCTCCCAATCTAACATCCCGATTTTGGTACCTTGAAaagtttttagtaaaaataattaatatttgaatgatAGTTAACATTATAACATTTTAAGTAGTgaaataatttgtgattaacGTACAGtacttataattaaatattgagactacttaatatatatatatatatatatatatatatatatatatatattaatttggtatggattttgaaaatttggTGACTAACGTACAGtacttataattaaatattgagaCTAACTTGCAGGTACTCAACAATTCCGACTTCATATTCTTTAATATACTCTTGATTCATTAttgcaaaattatttgtttttttatttggttaaaaTGTTCTTAAGTTGAGTTTTACTTCGCTTGAATATGATATGACCTTTTTGATCAAGTCATTTGTTTTAAACTTGGACTTGACCTGGTCATGGCAtaatgagtctttttttttttttttttaatttgggctTGCCTGGTCTTAACTTTGCTAATGATTGAATTCATATTAAGGTTAACATGATAttcagagagaaaaaaaaaagatacataCAATTTTAAACATGATAAGTAGGCAAGTGGAATAAAACTAAAGTCGTGTAAATTTACTTCCTTAACTGTTGGCTCTAAAATAGATGTAtcaatgtaaataaataaataactcagTAGTTTTAAACTCTAAAACAAATTCTTCATTTTGAAAGACGCAAATCTAAAACATACTTCATACTATcatgaaaaatagaataaatttattgaaaacgattggttttaaaagataaagtggAGGCAGAAAAATCCAAaccaagggaaaaaaaaaaggattgaaaAGGGACCTAATAAATGTGTTCTGAAGTAAATAATTAGTTGGGGGTGGAATCTTGATTAGTGGTACACCATTTGGCAGTTGACACTTGACAGAATTATTATGATGCAAAAATTGTGGACGTAAAATGGGGATGTCTGTCTTCACGTGCCACGTCACGTTCCAGTATATGGAAGAAAATGATTCTCCCCTGGGCCCCACGCAATAGTTCATGCAAGTTGTCAAACTTTAAACAAACTCGTGAAGTTTCATATAATCGAAAAATCAATTCTTATACTTgtactttatataaaaataacaataaaatatttataaataaaatattaattaaatattttaataattaataaaataaaataataaatttataaaatatttaaataattaagtttaataataatatataatatttataaaaattataataataatacatcatttttatttagaatttaatgttattaatagtaaataagattttgatattattaaaggtaAAAATTTTACACTTTTGATACTATTAACTTGTTAACTCCTTATCAAATCTGCTTTACTtgaatttatcaaatttattcaTAGTCTAATAGAAAAGAATTTCAACTCTCGTTTCACGAGAATTAGGAAGTTATTTCCAGAGTTTGATGTTGGTGAGTTCCTGTATCCTGTGCCACTTTTTAGCATTTTCTACAGTGCGCACGGCTTCTTATCCTTCACCATCCCATTCCTCTTCTCTTTCCCTGCCACTGAACCCAAACAAACAAGCGCTGTCGTTGGATCTCACACAACCCGATTCTCGTGCTTTTATGGATTTGCGTCGCCAAGAGAGTTTGTGATTTTCATCTTGCGAAGCGCCTTGCGGATCTGTGATCGGAATACAGGATCGTTTCAATGGCTGGGAGTAACGAGCTTAACCCCAACGATTCTAAGGTAAACGCACTCTTTGCATCTTGCTTTTCGATTGAAATATGTTTTCTGATGGAACTTTCAATTCTTGAACCGTACGACGTTTCGTGATTGCAATCTTTCCTCTTTCAGTTCCGATtgattctcttttttcttctgttctgtttttgtttttttttttttatttaaatgactttttgtgtgattttttttttggtttttttaaatatcttttaggTGTTGCACTGAAATGAAACGTGAATCACTCTTGTATTGATGATTCTTCGTCATTCTTTTGGGATTTGAGTTTGAATATGTTTTGATTTCTTTGAAGAGTTGGTTGAGCTTTGTTCTGTAGGCGCATTAGTTTTCAGTTTTGGTTGGATCAATTCCTGGTTCTACCTAACACAGTTTCACTGTTTAGGGTTTGTTACTTAATGAGCGGATTTTGGCAGTTTGATTCATCAGTTTCCCCAAAATTATGGGGTTTATTTGGATTTATTCTCGGTTTCTGATTATCCtcagtttgatttattttttctcattatcctctattttttaaaaaaataattaaaaatgatataaaatttaatgtagaTGGTGGTTCCGCTGAATATGTGGGTTCTGATCTCAAATTTCAAGTTGGCATACAATCTTCTCCGTCGCCCTGATGGTACTTTCAACCGGGACTTAGCAGAGTTCCTTGATCGGAAAGTTCCAGCCAATGCGAACCCTGTGGACGGAGTGTTCTCATTTGATGTCATTGTTGACCGTGAAACCAATCTTCTGACTCGAATCTATCGTCTTGCTGAGGGAGAAGAACGTTCCGTGAACATTCTTGACCTTGAGAAGCCCGTGAACTCTGAGGTTGTTCCTGTCATCATATTCTTCCATGGTGGAAGTTTTGCGCATTCTTCAGCCAATAGTGCTATATATGACACACTGTGTCGTCGCCTGGTGGGTATCTGTAAGGCTGTTGTGGTGTCTGTGAACTATAGGCGTGCACCTGAGAATAGGTATCCCTGTGCATATGATGATGGGTGGACAGCTCTTAAGTGGGTTAGTTCTACATCTTGGCTTCAGAGTAGGAAGGATAAGAAAGTTCATATCTACATGGCTGGGGATAGCTCGGGTGGGAACATTGTGCACCATGTTGCCCTCAAAGCCATGGAGTCGGGAATTGAAGTGTTTGGGAATATACTGCTCAACCCATTGTTTGGCGGGCAAGAAAGAACAGAGTCCGAGAAGCGTTTAGATGGGAGGTATTTTGTTGGAGTTAAGGATCGAGACTGGTATTGGAGGGCTTTTCTTCCTGAAGGGGAAGATAGAGACCACCATGCATGCAACCCGTTTGGCCCCAAGGGCAAAAGCCTTGAAGGGATAACCTTTCCCAAGAGCCTTGTGGTGGTTGCTGGTTTAGACCTTGTTCAGGACTGGCAGTTGGGTTATGCAAAAGGGCTTGAGAAGGCTGGCCAAGAAGTGAAATTGCTATTCCTGGAGCAAGCAACCGTTGGGTTTTATTTGCTGCCAAACAATGAGCACTTCTCTCCTGTTATGGatgagataaaatattttgtcgGCTCTGACTGTTGATAGGCTTAACTTTTGCTATAATACACAACAAGTGGGCGTTAGAAGATTGTGTAGGAAATAGGTATGTTACtacttaaccttttttttttgtttgctttttgGGTTCTTTACTGTAGGACTTTGCTCCCGCTATTAGGTACTTACATGCTACTAAATGTGTCGTGAGATTTGGTGTAATCAGCATATAGCTGTGTGATGTTTTTCCTGAGCACATAATGAGGAAATTGGGTGCTGCGGATAGGTGAAAGCTTTTTAGGACAAAGGGAGCTCAGGTCATGTTTATGGGAACCACCAAAGTTGTGATTACCCACTCTGACTTCTAGCCAAAAAGGAGAGGAAGGCCTTATTCTATTTCTGGGCGTGACCTTGATGCCAATCAGGTGGGGCTTGTCGTTGTCTGgctagtgttatatatatatatatataaaaaactaattttggaACTAGGATAGGAAAATATCAATGATATGTTGGTGCTGTTAGGTTATATACGTCTGTGCTATCTTCATATGAGTGTTTTAAGACTGTTCACTCTTTCTCTATATAGCTAATTTTACATTCCCATGTCTTGGGTTGGGTTTGTCCTTGTTTGACGATGGAGACTCCTTGCAAATGTAATGGATGTCTTTTCCGCAGCAATGCTTAGGGTTTGTATTATGTTTGCTTCTGTATATATAGATATTTTGCAGCTTTTTCTTATGCATTATTATGGGTTAAATTTCTGCTTCAATGTGCATTGGTCTGTGAATTTTCGTTCATTAATCATAGTCTAATAATGTCCGTTTCTTATCGTTTACAGCATGTTTGGACGAGATTAATCTTAAAAAGAATTATCTATTAAAACTTTTCTCagaaaattataatgaaatcaaagaattattttaaaaataaactgaaTTTCCATCACGAGTAATTTTGAAGTATTGATGGCAGAAGATACTATAATTGTCTCTTTTGGAAAAGTATAGGCCCACAGAAACGTGTTAGCACTCCAGCTTCTCTTTTCTTTACGAGTACCCCACAGGCCCGGGGGTTTTTCACGTTTGCATCCGTGCCTTTATTTTGTAGAGAGCAGCCAGCATATGTCGCCCAAGAGGCACTCGTGCAGTCTTAGATATAAATTGAATCTAAATACAAAAGATAggtgaataaaaaaatcacgtTGAAGACGagaatgttaaataaatttggatataaatctttatcttttgaaatttaTGAGATAATTGTGGATACAAATATGTTGCTTTGTATATAATGttattcaatttaatatataaaacttaaatttaatattaaatgaatcatTATACACATATAATTGGATTATTCTGAATAATTTGCACAAATcactatataatatatattatgcaacaaaccaatataaatacattattaatatatctTTAAGAGGGTAACTGTGTATTATcatttacccaaaaaaaaagtgtaagtaCCATATTCTCAAGTTTAtaaatagatattaaaaaattgttatgttagattaaaatttagttaaattatTCTATTTGTTATAAGCACTGAGTAGACATTATGTTTAACTTATTATGTTggatttaaatttagttaaatattttgtttgcttctgtaattaaaatataaaataatgtttttagttAATTACATTTGTCACCAATGTAAGTTTGAGTTTATTGacgtgtatttttttaaaccgACACTAGTTACCTTGTGCATGTGCACCTACGCTAACTGtaggcaattttttttaaatggtcaCTCTGTTTTCAGATCATGATaatcagtttaatatttttctaaaataaaattaaataattattatttttcatacaaattaattttttgtttaaatttcttGTAATATTAGCACTTAAGCATGTTTGTCAGCTTAAGTGTTACTTGATGATTTTAAACATTACATTAGACAATATTTCTACATAATCTGATTGAATACCCATGTTATCTACACACTAGTACACCATTGCCTTAGTTATTTCATATTATCGAccagtttgtttaaattaaaacaaaacaattttaaaagtaaacaaaaaaaaaacgatttgagtaaaaaagatttatgttttttaaaaaataaattaaatatttttttgaaaaagaaatagtttaaacaaacatataagaaaaactgtttatctaaacaaatataaacaaaCAGACGCTACATCGCATAAATTCTtaagttatctttaaaattatatattataatttaatttagagatttttaaaaaaaattattagtctttgatttaacaaaattccttcattttattttttattgttgtttttcaccCAAAAAGCACCAaggtaaatataataaaatgaagtAATATCAAcatgatttaaaaatttcaggaattaaaatCTCTCAACCGAGAATCCAAGTTTCAGTTCAGTATATAAAATCAGAGACCTATAGTTCATAGAAACAATGGATTTGGCACTCGAAACTTCTTTTACCTATATTCTTTTTCACAGAAATATTTTCAGGAAGGAGAGCACACCACacatatgattattttataaaaattttaataaaagcaAGAAGAAACTGTTGAATTAATAGTGATAATATTTCAGGGGGTACTACAAAGCAAACGAAAATGTTTTCCTTTTGATCTTCTTTTCATTATGCGGGGGTCACTGGATGCATAAATGCAAGTAACAAGTAACAAAgatatgtgaaaaaaaaaacgtgagATGTGATAATCTTCCATAACATTATGCGAAAATTAGCAACTCCAATTATCACTCGAAGGTTGAATGGAAAGGCAAGAAAAAGTTTTAATCACGACAACCATAGAGAACATCTAATAAAGAATGTTATTTCGGCAAAAATATCATTTCTTTCTAATGCTTCGTAACTATCTCGAAACACACAGATAGATGTTAACACCAAACAACATAGCATTGATTATAGGTAAGTAGCTTGCATATTTCTTCAAGTTTTGAGCTCAATGCAGATCAAAATGTTATTCTCTAATAACGATCAAGATACATATAGCTGAGCTCAACTAGTTCATATTATAAAAGGCATATATCTATCTTGATCCTATTACCAAAGTAAGTCATTCATTCATATAAGAAGTGAAAAAAGCACAAAAGTTCATCAGCGTCCTCTAGCAACATAAGCAGCTAAGACAGCAGCAAAAATTGTAGTTGCAGAGGATATCACAGTCCACAAGCTCTTACTCTTGTGTGCCTCAGCCACAGACTTGTTGAGTGAAACAAGTTGTTGCTTCATGTCATCTACCATCTCATCCTTTGTTTTGAAAGCcttctttattgcatccagtTCTTGAGCATACGGCTGAATTTCTTCCACAGGATTCTCATCGGCCGCCGCCACCACTTCATCGCCACCCCTTTCCTTGTGTTGACACACAAGTGCAGCAGCAGTAGTCTTCAACAATGACAGTGCTTTGTTTGAATTGCTGCACCAAACTTCAACCTTGGCATTCAAATCCTTGGACTCCTTTCGCGCCTTCGCGAGCATACCCTGCAATGCTTCATTTTCTTCCCTCAAAACACTCACATTGCCTTCTAGTTCCTTTTCCTTCTCAACTAGCTTGTTTCTTTCACTTCTCACTTGTCCCAACTCAGCATCACTTTTCGCAGCCACTTCCTTCGTTTTTGCAATAAGCAACTCTAACTTCAccactttcttcttctcctcgtCAAAGGCCTTCTTGATGCTATCCTTCTCAAGCACAGCTTCATCAACAGCATTTTCATAACGCTTAACCTGCGAAAGCAACTGTTTGTTTTCCTCTTCAAACTTTTTACCAGACTCTTTCAACTCATTCACTTTCCCTCGCAACTCAACAATTTTATCCTCGAGATTGACCTTGACCTCCTCAATCTCATTCCTTCCCTTAACAGCTTCATCAAGCTCGCGCTGCTTATCCTCCAACTCCTTCTGAACCACACTCAGAGCCTCACGAACACCATCTTTTTCCTCTGTTAACATTTCAACATTCATTTCCacctccttcttctccttcagaAGAGCACTTATCTCCATTTTCATCTCCTCTTCCTTCTGCATGGCAATGCCAAGGTTCCCTTCCAGTTCGAGAATCTTCGCACGCGTAATCTCCTCTTCCTTCCGCGTATAATCGTTGAGTTGCTTCAACTCAGTTTCCAGATAACCGATTTTCGTCTCTAGAGCACTGTTTCGGCTTTGAATCTCACTCTTCTCCCTAGTCACCGCTTCAATCGCCTCCTTCAACGTTCCAATCGCAGTACGCGACTCCTGAGAACTCTTAACCGCCAAATCTCGCTCAGTTTCCAGTTCCGCAATGTCTCTCTGTTTCCGAGACAAAAACTCTTCGCCTTCCGACCTAACCTTCTCCGCTTCCTCCCGAAGCTTCCTCTCTCGGTCGACGCTCGCCTCCAGCCGCTTCGTCTCGCGAAAGAGCCCGTCACGATCCTCGGCGAGAGCAGTCGTTTCGTTCTCGAGACGCGCGACGAGGTCGCTGAGCTGGTGCTTGAGAGCGGAAACCTCGAAGTCCCTATCTCCGAGCAGGGTGTCGAAGCGGAGGTTCATTTCCTGGAGCTGGTTCTTGAAGAAGACGGAAACGACGGCGTTTTGGAGGTGGAAGGCGAGGTTGGTGTCGAATGTGACGGCGGAGCGGTGGAGGGCGGACTGGAGAGAGTGAATCTGGTGGCGGCGTTGGGTGGTCTCCTTGAGAAGGAGGGCGTTGAGGTTTTTGAGGTTCTGAATCTGCAGTGCCGAGGAGGAGTCATCGGTTGGGGCAGCCATGGGGTCCAGAGATTCGGACACTTTCTTTTTGGCCATATTTGAGGGAGTGAGGGGTTATCTAGggttttttcttatcttttacgcCATATATATACCACAGGATCAAGCTGTCTTCAAATTCAACCCAATCCTTCTTTACATTTCCAAATTCCAACCGCTTCGGAATTCAAAACCACGACGTTCGCTCACCACGTGTGGCTCACACTAAGTGCAACTGCAATCCAAacttatcctttcttttctcaacATTCAatgctactttttttttccctctctaGATCAGACTATATTCTATTTAAATCcgataaaattattatcaacagaatttttttcctatgactgaaaagtaaattttaaattaaaataaaagataaaagtacGAGTT comes from Glycine soja cultivar W05 chromosome 20, ASM419377v2, whole genome shotgun sequence and encodes:
- the LOC114403716 gene encoding uncharacterized protein LOC114403716; this translates as MAKKKVSESLDPMAAPTDDSSSALQIQNLKNLNALLLKETTQRRHQIHSLQSALHRSAVTFDTNLAFHLQNAVVSVFFKNQLQEMNLRFDTLLGDRDFEVSALKHQLSDLVARLENETTALAEDRDGLFRETKRLEASVDRERKLREEAEKVRSEGEEFLSRKQRDIAELETERDLAVKSSQESRTAIGTLKEAIEAVTREKSEIQSRNSALETKIGYLETELKQLNDYTRKEEEITRAKILELEGNLGIAMQKEEEMKMEISALLKEKKEVEMNVEMLTEEKDGVREALSVVQKELEDKQRELDEAVKGRNEIEEVKVNLEDKIVELRGKVNELKESGKKFEEENKQLLSQVKRYENAVDEAVLEKDSIKKAFDEEKKKVVKLELLIAKTKEVAAKSDAELGQVRSERNKLVEKEKELEGNVSVLREENEALQGMLAKARKESKDLNAKVEVWCSNSNKALSLLKTTAAALVCQHKERGGDEVVAAADENPVEEIQPYAQELDAIKKAFKTKDEMVDDMKQQLVSLNKSVAEAHKSKSLWTVISSATTIFAAVLAAYVARGR
- the LOC114403407 gene encoding gibberellin receptor GID1C-like, which encodes MAGSNELNPNDSKMVVPLNMWVLISNFKLAYNLLRRPDGTFNRDLAEFLDRKVPANANPVDGVFSFDVIVDRETNLLTRIYRLAEGEERSVNILDLEKPVNSEVVPVIIFFHGGSFAHSSANSAIYDTLCRRLVGICKAVVVSVNYRRAPENRYPCAYDDGWTALKWVSSTSWLQSRKDKKVHIYMAGDSSGGNIVHHVALKAMESGIEVFGNILLNPLFGGQERTESEKRLDGRYFVGVKDRDWYWRAFLPEGEDRDHHACNPFGPKGKSLEGITFPKSLVVVAGLDLVQDWQLGYAKGLEKAGQEVKLLFLEQATVGFYLLPNNEHFSPVMDEIKYFVGSDC